A section of the Campylobacter lanienae NCTC 13004 genome encodes:
- a CDS encoding cytolethal distending toxin subunit B family protein → MKNILIILLFSFISLYANIDDFKTATWNMQGSSASSEAKWSISIAQMFSGANGIDVLAIQEAGTLPATAEPTGREFRAFGTSVVVTEHVWNIGTRLRPDLIFIYYARTDLGGNRVNLALASRRQADEVFLRPPPTTASRPMLGIRINNDAFFSIHALANGGADASAIVHNIDLFFQSTPTLANTNWIIMGDFNREPVDLLSTFELELRLRTRIVTNNAITQISARRTLDYAVVGNSNRAIAPAPLPPISASTFFSGFRTHIASDHFPVTFRRFP, encoded by the coding sequence ATGAAAAATATATTAATAATACTATTATTTAGCTTTATAAGTTTATATGCTAATATAGATGATTTTAAAACAGCCACTTGGAATATGCAAGGCTCAAGTGCTAGTAGCGAGGCTAAATGGAGCATTAGTATAGCTCAAATGTTCTCTGGAGCTAATGGAATAGATGTCTTAGCTATCCAAGAAGCTGGCACCTTACCCGCTACAGCCGAGCCAACTGGAAGAGAATTTAGAGCATTTGGTACTAGTGTAGTTGTAACTGAGCATGTATGGAATATAGGCACCAGACTAAGACCTGATCTAATCTTTATATACTATGCTAGGACAGATTTAGGTGGTAATAGAGTAAATTTAGCCCTAGCTAGTAGAAGACAAGCTGATGAAGTATTCTTACGACCACCTCCAACAACAGCCTCAAGACCAATGCTAGGAATTAGAATTAATAATGATGCATTCTTTAGTATTCACGCATTAGCTAATGGTGGAGCTGATGCTTCAGCTATTGTGCATAATATAGATCTATTCTTTCAAAGCACCCCAACCCTAGCTAATACCAATTGGATTATAATGGGAGATTTTAATAGAGAGCCAGTAGATCTGCTTAGCACATTTGAATTAGAGCTAAGACTTAGAACTAGGATAGTTACTAATAACGCAATAACTCAAATAAGCGCTAGAAGAACTCTAGATTACGCTGTAGTAGGTAACTCTAATAGAGCTATAGCACCAGCACCACTACCACCAATATCAGCTAGCACATTCTTTAGTGGATTTAGAACTCACATAGCAAGTGACCACTTCCCTGTAACATTTAGGAGATTTCCATGA
- a CDS encoding type I restriction endonuclease subunit R gives MNKYNIVMEMSNSTVVAEYEPLKKKSDSYQSEAALENEFIKMLSEQGYEYLKINDSKALISNLRAQLEILNDYKFSDNEWDRFYKNSIANNNDGIVQKTKKIQEDHIQVLKKDDGTSRNIYLIDKKNIHNNILQVINQYVEKGGNYENRYDVSILVNGLPLIHIELKRRGVALKEAFNQINRYQRDSFWAGSGLYEYIQIFVISNGTNTKYYSNTTRESHIKEKTQTQNRSKKTSNSFEFTSYWADASNKVIPDLVDFTKTFFSKHTILNILTKYCVFTAEELLLVMRPYQIAATERILNKIQISTNYKKMGTIEAGGYIWHTTGSGKTLTSFKTAQLASKLDYIDKVLFVVDRKDLDYQTMREYDRFEKGAANGNRNTKILQKQIEDDNAKIIVTTIQKLSEFVKRNPKHPAFQKHLVLIFDECHRSQFGGMHISIAKSFKNYHLFGFTGTPIFAKNATNKSNPNFCTTEQAFGDKLHTYTIVDAINDGNVLPFRIDYVNTIKKKDEIKDKEVARIDEAGALADDKRVKKIVEYIIEHFDQKTKRSSYYDLKGQRMSGFNSMFAVASIEMAKKYYLEFKKQLEEKQKDLTIATIFSFSANEEDRADGIIDDEGFETELLDKSSREFLDFAISEYNKKFKTNFSSEGNGFQDYYKDLSDKVKKREVDLLIVVNMFLTGFDATTLNTLWVDKNLKQHGLIQAFSRTNRILNSVKSYGNIVCFRDLQDETNDAIALFGDKNASGIVLLRSFEDYYYGYDDDKKHIMGYEEKIAQLIQKYPPDEQIIGESAKRDFIISFGSILRLRNILSSFDKFKGMEILSEEDFRDYLSEYEDLNDEFKSKSEDSESIKDDLVFEMELVRQLEVNIDYILMLVTKYHKSNCKNQEIRSSIDKAIRASMSLRSKKDLIDGFINKINADTDVMTDWAKFVKEQKESDLKDLIKDENLKESETRKFIDSSFRDGQVKTIGTDIEKILPPMGRFNGGNRNERKQAIIEKLLKFFDKYFGLGI, from the coding sequence ATGAATAAATACAATATAGTTATGGAAATGAGCAATTCTACTGTGGTGGCTGAGTATGAGCCATTAAAGAAAAAATCTGATAGTTATCAAAGCGAAGCAGCCTTAGAAAATGAATTTATAAAAATGCTTAGTGAGCAAGGCTATGAATATCTAAAAATCAATGATTCAAAGGCACTTATCAGTAACCTTAGAGCTCAATTAGAGATATTAAATGATTATAAATTTAGTGATAATGAATGGGATAGATTTTATAAAAATAGTATCGCTAATAACAATGATGGAATAGTCCAAAAAACCAAAAAAATCCAAGAAGATCATATCCAAGTATTAAAAAAAGATGATGGAACGAGTAGAAATATCTATCTAATTGATAAGAAAAATATCCATAATAATATATTACAAGTTATTAACCAATATGTAGAAAAGGGCGGAAACTATGAAAATCGCTATGATGTTTCGATTTTGGTCAATGGATTGCCTTTGATTCATATAGAGTTAAAAAGACGGGGAGTAGCCTTAAAAGAAGCATTTAATCAGATTAATAGATATCAAAGAGATAGCTTCTGGGCTGGTAGTGGGCTATATGAGTATATACAAATATTTGTAATTTCAAATGGCACAAATACAAAATACTATTCTAACACCACAAGAGAGAGCCATATAAAAGAAAAAACCCAAACACAAAATAGAAGCAAGAAAACAAGCAATAGCTTTGAATTTACTTCATACTGGGCTGATGCGAGTAATAAGGTAATACCCGATTTAGTGGATTTTACTAAGACATTTTTTTCAAAGCATACGATACTAAATATATTAACCAAATATTGCGTATTTACGGCTGAAGAGTTATTGCTGGTGATGCGTCCATATCAAATAGCCGCCACTGAAAGAATACTAAATAAAATTCAAATAAGCACAAATTATAAAAAAATGGGAACGATAGAAGCTGGTGGCTACATATGGCATACCACAGGCTCTGGCAAGACCTTGACATCATTTAAGACCGCTCAACTAGCAAGTAAATTAGACTATATAGATAAGGTGCTGTTTGTAGTTGATAGAAAAGATTTGGATTATCAGACGATGCGAGAGTATGATAGGTTCGAAAAGGGTGCGGCAAATGGCAATAGAAATACCAAAATACTACAAAAACAGATTGAAGATGATAACGCTAAAATCATAGTTACAACTATCCAAAAGTTAAGCGAATTTGTAAAAAGAAACCCCAAACATCCGGCATTTCAAAAGCATTTGGTTTTGATATTTGATGAGTGCCATAGATCGCAGTTTGGTGGTATGCATATATCGATAGCTAAGAGCTTTAAGAATTATCATCTATTTGGATTTACAGGAACGCCGATTTTTGCTAAAAATGCTACTAATAAATCAAATCCTAATTTTTGTACCACTGAGCAAGCCTTTGGGGATAAGCTACATACTTATACTATTGTGGATGCTATAAATGATGGGAATGTCTTGCCATTTAGAATTGATTATGTAAATACGATTAAGAAAAAAGATGAAATAAAAGACAAAGAAGTCGCAAGAATCGATGAGGCAGGGGCATTGGCAGATGACAAGAGGGTTAAAAAAATAGTTGAATATATAATAGAGCATTTTGACCAAAAGACAAAAAGAAGCTCATATTATGATTTAAAAGGTCAAAGAATGAGTGGATTTAACTCGATGTTTGCGGTCGCTTCGATTGAGATGGCTAAAAAATATTATTTGGAATTTAAAAAGCAATTAGAAGAAAAGCAAAAAGATTTAACCATCGCTACGATATTCTCTTTTTCAGCTAATGAAGAAGACAGGGCCGATGGAATAATAGACGATGAGGGATTTGAGACGGAGCTATTGGATAAAAGCTCAAGAGAGTTTTTGGATTTTGCTATAAGCGAATACAATAAAAAATTTAAAACAAATTTCTCATCTGAAGGCAATGGATTTCAAGACTATTATAAGGATCTATCTGATAAGGTTAAGAAAAGAGAAGTTGATTTATTGATCGTTGTTAATATGTTTTTGACAGGATTTGACGCTACTACGCTAAATACATTATGGGTGGATAAAAACCTAAAACAACATGGATTGATACAAGCATTTTCAAGAACAAATCGGATATTAAATTCTGTAAAATCCTATGGAAATATCGTATGTTTTAGAGATTTACAGGACGAGACAAATGACGCAATAGCCCTATTTGGCGATAAAAATGCGAGCGGGATAGTGCTGCTAAGATCTTTTGAAGATTACTATTATGGATATGATGATGACAAAAAGCATATTATGGGCTATGAAGAAAAAATAGCCCAGCTTATCCAAAAGTATCCGCCAGACGAGCAAATCATAGGAGAATCAGCCAAAAGGGATTTTATAATCTCCTTTGGTAGCATTCTAAGACTGAGAAATATCCTATCATCATTTGACAAATTCAAAGGCATGGAGATACTAAGCGAAGAGGATTTTCGAGATTACCTTAGCGAATATGAAGATCTCAATGATGAGTTCAAATCAAAATCAGAAGATAGCGAAAGTATAAAAGATGATTTGGTATTTGAGATGGAGCTTGTAAGGCAATTAGAGGTAAATATAGATTATATTTTAATGCTAGTTACAAAATACCATAAATCAAATTGTAAAAACCAAGAGATACGAAGCTCAATCGATAAAGCGATTAGAGCAAGCATGTCATTAAGATCCAAAAAAGATCTAATAGATGGATTTATCAATAAAATTAACGCCGATACAGATGTAATGACAGATTGGGCGAAATTTGTCAAAGAACAAAAGGAGAGCGATCTAAAAGATTTAATAAAAGATGAAAATTTAAAAGAGAGCGAGACGAGAAAGTTTATAGATAGCTCTTTTAGAGATGGTCAAGTCAAAACAATAGGAACAGATATAGAAAAAATACTACCACCTATGGGTAGATTTAACGGTGGCAATAGAAATGAAAGAAAACAAGCAATAATCGAAAAATTATTGAAATTCTTTGATAAATATTTTGGATTGGGTATATAA
- a CDS encoding superoxide dismutase family protein — MKKFGFVASALMLASSSLLAANMTIFDPKSVDHIEIKVDLLGQDKNTPVGSVIAVKTNYGVAFFPDLKGLEPGLHGFHVHANPDCGATDKGLGMKAGGHWDPANSGNHSLPWDDKGHKGDLPALYVASDGTATNPVLSPKIKDLSELKDHSLMVHIGGDNHSDHPKALGGGGARMACGVIK, encoded by the coding sequence ATGAAAAAATTTGGTTTTGTAGCATCTGCTTTGATGCTTGCTAGCTCTAGTTTATTAGCGGCTAATATGACAATTTTTGATCCTAAAAGTGTAGATCACATTGAGATCAAAGTTGATTTACTAGGACAAGACAAAAACACTCCAGTAGGTAGCGTAATAGCGGTTAAAACAAATTACGGCGTGGCGTTTTTCCCAGATCTTAAAGGCTTAGAGCCAGGCTTACACGGATTTCATGTCCATGCAAATCCTGATTGTGGCGCAACTGACAAGGGCTTAGGTATGAAAGCCGGCGGCCACTGGGATCCAGCAAATAGTGGTAATCACTCTTTACCTTGGGATGACAAAGGCCACAAAGGCGACTTACCAGCACTATATGTAGCGTCTGATGGCACTGCGACAAATCCTGTTTTATCTCCTAAAATCAAAGATTTAAGCGAGTTAAAAGACCACTCTTTGATGGTTCATATCGGTGGTGACAATCACAGCGACCATCCAAAAGCACTTGGCGGCGGCGGCGCTAGAATGGCGTGTGGCGTTATTAAATAA
- a CDS encoding RICIN domain-containing protein translates to MRNLLFMLFISLIFISCSSSKSPYYPPIMDDNFTHNSLKTPIFNKLDLADPSNPLANTTPSNNQSNSSNQPPQITQPPLLTAPATLGSSPSLGSKSTPLTIINPKGGSAITVWALAPGNWLWGYTLDNSKEFGRARSWQVLNLGNDIALIINFLTNTCIHDEGGGITHRNCDINNKSQQWQLSAMDNGAIQIKSSASSKCITTDLGSLTQTGSYYSLAMRECNFKPNFNQQWVFIPEAAPTSPLLGYQQ, encoded by the coding sequence ATGAGAAATTTGCTATTTATGCTATTTATATCTTTAATTTTCATATCTTGCTCTTCAAGCAAGTCGCCATATTATCCGCCTATAATGGATGATAATTTCACTCATAATTCTCTAAAAACACCTATATTTAATAAACTTGATTTAGCAGATCCATCTAATCCATTAGCAAATACCACCCCATCAAATAATCAGTCAAATTCATCTAATCAACCACCCCAAATAACCCAGCCACCGCTATTAACCGCCCCAGCTACTCTAGGCTCATCCCCATCTCTTGGATCTAAATCCACCCCACTAACTATAATAAACCCAAAGGGTGGCTCAGCAATCACAGTTTGGGCATTAGCTCCTGGTAATTGGCTATGGGGATATACCTTAGATAACTCTAAAGAGTTTGGTAGAGCTAGGTCTTGGCAAGTTTTAAATCTAGGTAATGATATAGCTTTGATTATAAATTTCCTTACTAATACTTGTATCCATGATGAAGGTGGTGGTATCACTCACAGAAATTGCGATATCAATAACAAATCCCAACAATGGCAACTATCAGCTATGGACAATGGCGCCATTCAGATCAAATCTAGTGCTTCTAGTAAGTGTATCACAACAGATCTTGGCTCACTAACTCAAACTGGCAGCTACTATAGTCTTGCTATGAGAGAGTGTAATTTTAAGCCAAATTTTAATCAACAATGGGTATTTATCCCTGAAGCAGCACCAACTTCTCCACTCTTAGGATATCAACAATGA
- a CDS encoding alpha-2,3-sialyltransferase encodes MRLAVHLFGHVRTYKQTYQSFLKYVIEINRQDGWEIDIFLHTWNKFDEASPLGHYYPGLTNVTLKNEDIKEILTLYNPVDYLIEELPSGVIGLPLTIQKVNQIRQNYSKKMNITYDYYLYTRPDIMFYYNLKINEYLKLYKPIRNINNGWEGVFKDYKLPSRVNFVSSNAFRFGVLDYRMPNEGDLVWFSNFENDISPHDAYKKDSNILNIFIKYRWQYEFIIWRANMKNIDPLIDIKKSILQSKEVELSKIQTKLLDKIEESKNAQILLNSLKTKKDILEIQILEKQNHNLELKNKKLEIDLDIFKPYVPIYLKFNAKNSAKYRIKNHLSYKLGSAMIANSKSIWGYIRMPYVLSYIKDMHKKEQIAYNEKIKANPSLKLPPLESYPDYKEALKCKNHLSYKLGNAFLKAHKYRFLGGYIWLLFEIRNIIKEKNVK; translated from the coding sequence ATGAGATTAGCAGTTCATTTATTTGGTCATGTAAGAACATATAAGCAAACTTATCAATCTTTTTTAAAATATGTTATAGAAATTAATAGACAAGATGGCTGGGAGATAGATATTTTTTTACATACTTGGAATAAATTTGATGAAGCTTCTCCTTTAGGTCATTACTATCCAGGTTTAACTAATGTTACTTTAAAAAATGAAGATATTAAAGAAATATTAACATTATATAATCCAGTAGATTATTTAATAGAGGAATTGCCTAGTGGAGTTATCGGACTTCCGCTGACTATTCAAAAAGTTAATCAAATAAGGCAAAATTATTCTAAGAAAATGAATATAACTTATGATTATTACTTATATACTAGACCAGATATTATGTTTTATTACAATTTAAAAATTAATGAATATCTTAAACTATATAAACCCATAAGAAATATAAATAATGGCTGGGAGGGAGTATTTAAGGATTATAAATTGCCATCACGGGTAAATTTTGTTTCTAGTAATGCTTTTAGATTTGGTGTTTTAGATTATAGAATGCCAAATGAAGGAGATTTGGTTTGGTTTAGCAATTTTGAAAATGATATAAGTCCACATGATGCATATAAAAAAGATAGTAATATTTTAAATATATTTATAAAATATCGTTGGCAATATGAATTTATTATATGGAGAGCAAATATGAAAAATATTGATCCATTAATAGATATTAAAAAATCTATCTTGCAATCAAAAGAAGTTGAATTATCAAAAATACAAACTAAATTACTAGATAAAATTGAAGAATCAAAAAATGCTCAAATTTTACTTAACTCTTTAAAAACTAAAAAAGATATTTTAGAAATCCAAATTCTAGAAAAACAAAATCATAATTTAGAATTAAAAAATAAAAAATTAGAAATTGATCTAGATATTTTTAAGCCATATGTGCCAATATATTTAAAATTTAATGCTAAAAACTCAGCTAAATATCGTATAAAAAATCACTTAAGCTATAAATTAGGTTCTGCTATGATAGCAAACTCTAAAAGCATATGGGGATATATAAGAATGCCTTATGTATTAAGCTATATAAAAGATATGCATAAAAAAGAACAAATAGCCTATAATGAAAAAATTAAAGCTAATCCAAGCTTAAAACTCCCACCACTAGAGTCATATCCAGATTACAAAGAAGCTTTAAAATGCAAAAATCACTTAAGCTATAAACTAGGAAATGCCTTTTTAAAAGCACATAAATATCGTTTTTTAGGTGGATATATTTGGTTATTATTCGAAATTAGAAATATTATAAAGGAAAAAAATGTTAAATGA